In Paraburkholderia aromaticivorans, a single window of DNA contains:
- the dmpE gene encoding 2-oxopent-4-enoate hydratase, with product MNPSNTEGLAPETIERYGDELYRALRHAEPVAPLTAREPGITIADAYRIQLRMIERRVALDGERVIGKKIGVTSEAVMNMLDVRQPDFGHLTSAMVFADGAAIDVSQLIAPKAEGEIAFVLKHDLAGPGVTNADVLRATEAVLPCFEIVDSRIRDWKIRIQDTVADNASSGVFVLGDQAVDPRELDLALVGMTLEKNGEIAATGAGAAALGHPANAVAWLANTLGRLGMTLKAGEVILSGSLAAMVPVTAGDSLRISLGGIGSASVRFIQGERP from the coding sequence ATGAATCCGTCAAATACAGAAGGACTCGCGCCCGAAACGATCGAGCGCTACGGCGACGAACTCTATCGCGCGTTGCGTCATGCCGAGCCGGTCGCGCCACTGACTGCACGCGAACCCGGCATCACGATCGCCGACGCCTACCGTATCCAGTTGCGGATGATCGAACGCCGCGTCGCGCTCGACGGCGAACGTGTGATCGGCAAGAAGATCGGTGTGACAAGCGAGGCGGTGATGAACATGCTCGACGTGCGTCAGCCGGACTTTGGGCATCTCACGTCGGCGATGGTGTTCGCGGATGGCGCCGCCATCGACGTGTCGCAATTGATTGCGCCTAAAGCCGAAGGCGAAATCGCGTTTGTGCTGAAACATGATCTCGCAGGTCCGGGCGTGACAAATGCCGACGTCTTGCGCGCCACGGAGGCCGTACTGCCGTGCTTCGAGATCGTCGATTCGCGCATTCGCGACTGGAAGATCCGCATCCAGGACACGGTGGCCGACAACGCGTCGTCGGGCGTATTCGTGCTCGGCGATCAGGCGGTCGACCCGCGCGAACTCGATCTCGCGCTGGTCGGCATGACGCTCGAAAAGAACGGTGAGATCGCGGCGACCGGCGCGGGCGCTGCCGCGCTCGGGCATCCGGCCAACGCGGTGGCGTGGCTCGCGAACACGCTCGGCCGGCTTGGCATGACGCTCAAGGCGGGCGAGGTGATCCTGTCCGGCTCTCTCGCGGCGATGGTGCCGGTGACGGCGGGCGACTCGCTGCGGATCAGTCTCGGCGGCATCGGCAGCGCGTCAGTGCGTTTCATTCAGGGAGAAAGACCATGA
- the dmpH gene encoding 2-oxo-3-hexenedioate decarboxylase: MTLDQATIDALAQRLDEAELQREAITKITDAYPQIDWVDAYAIQDALRARKEARGMKVAGLKMGLTSHAKMRQMSVTDPVYGFLTDYGSCMDGAAIDSSSLIHPKVEAEIAFVTKRPLAGPGCHIGTVLAATDFVLPAVEVIDSRYENFRFDLKSVIADNTSSARFVTGGRHRSAAGLDLKNLGVVLEKNGEIVATASGAAVLGHPAASVAMLANMLGTRGKSIPAGTLILTGGVTEAIAVAAGDSVTARFQHLGSVSMRFV, encoded by the coding sequence ATGACGCTCGATCAAGCAACGATCGACGCTCTCGCGCAGCGGCTCGACGAGGCGGAACTGCAACGCGAGGCAATCACGAAGATCACCGACGCCTATCCGCAGATCGACTGGGTCGACGCTTATGCGATCCAGGATGCGCTGCGTGCGCGCAAGGAAGCGCGCGGCATGAAGGTCGCGGGTTTGAAGATGGGCCTCACGTCGCACGCGAAGATGCGCCAGATGAGCGTGACGGACCCGGTCTACGGTTTCCTGACCGACTACGGCTCATGCATGGACGGCGCGGCGATCGACTCCTCGTCGCTGATCCATCCGAAGGTGGAGGCGGAAATCGCGTTCGTAACGAAGCGCCCGCTTGCGGGTCCCGGCTGCCACATCGGCACCGTGCTGGCCGCGACGGACTTTGTGCTGCCCGCGGTGGAAGTGATCGACTCGCGCTACGAAAATTTCCGCTTCGACCTGAAGAGCGTGATTGCCGACAACACGTCGTCGGCGCGCTTCGTGACCGGCGGCCGGCATCGCAGCGCCGCAGGTCTGGACCTGAAGAATCTTGGCGTGGTGCTGGAGAAGAACGGCGAAATCGTCGCGACGGCGTCGGGCGCGGCGGTGCTCGGCCATCCGGCCGCCAGCGTTGCGATGCTCGCCAACATGCTCGGCACGCGGGGCAAGTCCATTCCCGCAGGCACGCTGATCCTGACGGGCGGCGTGACCGAGGCGATTGCCGTCGCCGCCGGCGATTCGGTCACCGCGCGCTTCCAGCATCTCGGCAGCGTTTCAATGCGCTTCGTCTGA
- a CDS encoding 2-hydroxymuconate tautomerase, producing MPIINVHLMEGRTDEQKARLIGALTDAAIESIGAPRESVRVLLIEIPKTHFGIGGKTASALGR from the coding sequence ATGCCCATCATCAACGTTCATCTCATGGAAGGCCGCACAGACGAACAGAAGGCGCGCCTGATCGGCGCACTGACCGACGCGGCCATCGAATCCATTGGCGCGCCGCGCGAATCCGTGCGCGTGCTGCTGATCGAAATCCCGAAGACGCACTTCGGGATCGGCGGCAAGACTGCGTCCGCGCTCGGGCGCTAG
- a CDS encoding acetaldehyde dehydrogenase (acetylating): MTTVHGASAPRKVAIIGSGNIGTDLMIKVLRHGKHVAMGALVGIDPQSDGLARAQRLGVPTTAGGIEGLLAMPNFGDIRIVFDATSAGAHKHHNALLQAHGVKVIDLTPAAIGPYVIPSINLDDELDAPNINMVTCGGQATIPMVNAVSRVAKVHYAEIVASISSRSAGPGTRANIDEFTETTSKAIEVLGGATRGKAIIVLNPAEPPLIMRDTIFTLSDPADRDAIEASVTAMAERVQRYVPGYRLKQRVQFDLFDSSQPLNVPGLGSIAGLKTSIFLEVEGAAHYLPAYAGNLDIMTSAALACAERIAETRLSPLAA; this comes from the coding sequence ATGACAACAGTACATGGCGCAAGCGCGCCGCGAAAAGTCGCCATCATCGGCTCCGGCAACATCGGCACGGACCTGATGATCAAGGTCCTGCGTCACGGCAAACATGTCGCGATGGGCGCGCTCGTCGGTATCGATCCGCAGTCGGACGGTCTCGCGCGCGCGCAACGGCTCGGTGTGCCGACGACCGCGGGCGGCATTGAAGGCCTGCTCGCCATGCCGAACTTCGGTGACATCCGTATTGTGTTCGACGCCACGTCGGCGGGCGCGCACAAGCATCACAACGCGCTGCTGCAGGCGCACGGCGTCAAGGTCATCGACCTGACGCCCGCGGCAATCGGCCCGTATGTGATTCCGTCGATCAATCTCGACGACGAACTCGACGCGCCCAACATCAACATGGTGACGTGCGGCGGCCAGGCGACGATTCCGATGGTCAACGCGGTGTCGCGGGTGGCGAAGGTCCACTACGCGGAGATCGTTGCATCGATTTCCAGCCGCTCCGCGGGCCCAGGCACGCGCGCCAACATCGACGAATTCACCGAGACCACGTCGAAGGCGATCGAGGTGCTCGGTGGCGCGACGCGCGGCAAGGCCATCATCGTCCTGAACCCGGCCGAGCCGCCGCTCATTATGCGTGACACCATCTTCACGCTGTCCGATCCCGCCGACCGTGACGCGATTGAAGCGAGCGTCACTGCGATGGCCGAGCGCGTGCAACGCTACGTGCCGGGTTATCGGCTCAAGCAGCGCGTGCAGTTCGATCTGTTCGACTCAAGCCAGCCTCTGAACGTGCCGGGTTTAGGCTCGATCGCAGGCCTGAAGACCTCGATCTTTCTCGAAGTGGAGGGCGCCGCGCACTATCTGCCGGCCTAT